A single genomic interval of Nerophis ophidion isolate RoL-2023_Sa linkage group LG11, RoL_Noph_v1.0, whole genome shotgun sequence harbors:
- the fez2a gene encoding fasciculation and elongation protein zeta-2, with amino-acid sequence MEEVGDASHTSIIQPVRLGSSGRAMAAPTARLDDAWPNVGADQPLEGCASAAATQRLDGSDGAEDDDAGLERLEHGHSSASPGESKSMGDPVDHFDETLSFCFGDVSTLAANAEVVTDVYKDTLLQGDEIWTALTKSFGQVMPLDWDHSRTRSLHMTSIFREGKKATRDVTAEQSDDEELREQLDMHSIIVSCIGEEPLFTAEQVIEELEEMMQDSPDFEAQQNPSQSDLSMLSVDVQQPNRSLSYQDRVRMLNVAELNVNLEETEASIRRFSEELVQQLALRDELVFQKEVKNSFISALIDVQNRQKEHREALKKKKKLKGTAGLSQGYIEKTLGSRFSMEGLSSIIHNSFRQTFGSECSEGQFLTTVIPYEKKGHPPSIEDLQILIKILHAMRDDSDKVPGLLTDYILKVLCPK; translated from the exons ATGGAGGAGGTGGGGGATGCTAGCCACACATCCATCATCCAGCCGGTGCGACTAGGCAGTTCCGGGCGGGCTATGGCGGCACCCACCGCTCGCTTGGACGACGCTTGGCCGAATGTGGGAGCGGATCAGCCGCTGGAAGGCTGCGCGTCCGCCGCTGCCACGCAGCGCCTGGATGGTAGCGATGGCGCTGAGGATGATGATGCGGGGCTGGAGCGTCTAGAGCACGGACACAGCAGCGCGTCTCCCGGGGAAAGCAAATCCATGGGGGATCCAGTGGACCATTTCGACGAGACTTTGTCCTTTTGCTTCGGGGATGTGAGCACATTGGCGGCCAACGCCGAGGTAGTGACGGACGTCTACAAGGACACGCTTCTACAGGGGGACga gatctGGACCGCCTTAACCAAAAGTTTCGGGCAGGTGATGCCTTTGGACTGGGACCATTCCCGCACACGCTCCCTCCACATGACATCCATATTCAGAGAGGGAAAGAAAGCG ACGAGGGATGTCACGGCGGAGCAGTCGGATGACGAGGAGCTAAGGGAGCAGTTGGACATGCACTCCATCATCGTCTCGTGCATCGGCGAGGAGCCTCTTTTCACAGCTGAGCAG GTGATTGAGGAGTTAGAGGAGATGATGCAAGACTCTCCTGACTTTGAAGCACAGCAGAATCCTTCACAGTCAGACCTTTCCATGCTGTCTGTGGACGTGCAGCAGCCCAATAGAAGCCTCAGCTACCAAGACA GGGTGAGGATGCTGAACGTAGCGGAGCTAAACGTGAACTTGGAGGAAACAGAGGCGTCCATCAGGAGGTTCTCAGAGGAGCTGGTGCAGCAGCTGGCCCTCAGGGATGAGCTGGTCTTTCAGAAGGAGGTGAAGAACAGTTTCATCTCGGCACTCATCGACGTGCAAAACCGACAGAAGGAGCACCGCGAGGcgctgaagaagaagaagaagcttaaAGGGACAGCTGGATTGTCGCAAGGATACATAGAGAAGACGTTGGGATCA CGTTTCAGCATGGAGGGCCTCTCTTCCATTATCCACAACAGCTTTCGCCAAACATTTGGGAGCGAATGCAGTGAGGGACAG TTTCTGACTACCGTCATCCCTTATGAAAAAAAAGGACATCCTCCTTCAATCGAAGACCTCCAGATCCTGATCAAAA TCCTGCACGCCATGAGAGATGACAGCGACAAGGTGCCAGGTCTGCTAACAGACTACATTCTCAAAG